The sequence below is a genomic window from Methylocystis sp. IM3.
TTTTCGGAGGTCTGGAGATCTTCCCACTTCATCTTGCTGGCTCCGCCGCGCCGTCATCCGGCCCGATAATTTAATGGACGCAAGCGCGGCTGAACAGGCCGGAAATCAGGGCGCGCCCCATTCCTGCGGCCATTCGGCTCGCAGCCGGCCGCCGAGCCGCACGGGCGAAATCATGCCCGCGAGCCCGTCCCGCCCCACCTCGATCGCCACGCCGCAGAGCGTCGCCTCGCCATTGGCCGGCTCGTAGCGCGCGCCCGGCGTCTTGCGGATGAAGCGGCGCAGCGGCTCCTCCTTGTCCATGCCAATGACGGAATCATAGTCGCCGGTCATGCCGGCGTCGGTGAGATAGGCTGTGCCGCCGGGCAGGATCTGTGCGTCCGCGGTCGGCACATGCGTATGGGTGCCGACGACGAGCGACGCCCTTCCATCGACGAAATGGCCCATGGCCATCTTTTCGCTCGAGGTCTCGGCGTGCATGTCGACCACGATGGCGTCGCAGCCCACCCCAAGTGGGCAGGCGCCGAGCTCGCGCTCCATAGCGGCAAAAGGGTCGTCGATCGCGTCCATGAACACGCGGCCCATGGGATTAATCACCAGGACCTGCTGGCCGCGCGCGGCGGCGAAGAGATTGGCGCCCCGGCCCGGCGTGCCGGGCGGATAATTGATGGGCCGCAAAAGGCGCGGCTGGCGCTCGATGAAAACCAGCGTCTCCCGCTGGTCGAAGGCGTGATTGCCGAGCGTGACGCAATCGACTCCGGCGGCGAGCATTTCCTCGCAAATGGCCTCGGTGATGCCGAAGCCCCCGGCCGCGTTCTCGCCGTTGCACACCACGAAATCGAGCGCCCACTTCTCGCGCAGGCGCGGAACGTAGCGGGTCACCGCCGCGCGGCCGGAGCGGCCGAGCACGTCGCCGATGAAAAGGAGGCGCAGCGGCTGCGCGGGTTGCGAGGCGGTTGACATGGTTCTCCATAGCCCGCGCCGCCCCCAAGATCAAAACCTGTGTCGGGCCCGCCGGAAATCGAGATTGCGCAAACGCCCCGCCTTTCATAGGTGAGGGCGATCGTTGTAACATTCAGAGTGAAACGAGCTTCGCCCCAGATGCCTGACGCCGCCGCCCGCACCGACGCCCCGACGCAGACCGACGCGCCGGCGCGGCCTTACATCGTCTTCGAGGACGGACGCGACGGCGGCCGGGCGCAGCTCTTCGACGCGCCCGAGGAGATCATCGTCGCCCGCGAGGCCGCCGAGGTCCAGGACGCCTTCGCCCGCATGGAGGCCGCCGCGAAAAGGGGCCTCTATCTCGCGGGTTACGCCAGCTATGAACTCGGCTATGCGCTCGAGCCGAAGTTTTCGACCCAGACGACGCCGCGCTCGCGCACCCCGCTGCTGCTCTTCGGCGCCTTCCGCGCGCCCCGGCCCTGGACGCTGCCGCCCGCCGAAGGCCCCGCCCCGCGCGTGGCTCTGACGCCGGCCTGGAGCGAGAGCGACTACGCCGAGCGTTTCCGCGCCTGCCGGGATTTCATCTTCGCCGGCGACGTCTATCAGATCAACCTCACCTTCCCGCTCTATGGCCGTTTCGACGGCGACCCGCTGGCGCTCTACGGCGCCCTGCGCAAGCGCCAGCCTGTCGCCTATGGGGGCGTCGTGGCGCTCGGCGAGGAGACGGTCGTCTCTCTGTCGCCCGAGGTCTTCTTCGAGGCGCAGGGCCGCGCCATCCGCGCCCGGCCGATGAAGGGCACCGCGCAGCGCGGCGTCATGCCGACCGAGGACATGGCGCGCGCCCAATATCTCGTCGAGGACGAGAAGTCGCGCGCCGAAAATCTCATGATCGTCGATCTTCTGCGCAACGATCTTTCGCGTCTTTCGGAAGTCGGCTCGGTCAAGGTCACGGACCTCTTCACCATCGAGACCTATCCGACGCTGCATCAGATGACCTCGGGGATCGAGGCGCGGCTGCGCGACGACATTTCGCTCGCCGAGCTTTTCACGGGTCTTTTCCCCTGCGGCTCCGTCACCGGCGCGCCCAAGATTCGCGCCATGGAGATCATCCGCGACCTCGAATGCGCGCCGCGCGGCGTCTATTGCGGCTCGCTCGGCGTCATCGCGCCCAACGGCGACATCCGCTTCAATGTCGCGATCCGCACGCTCACCATTTTCACCGACCATGAACTCGTCTGCAATGTCGGCTCGGCGGTCGTCGCCGACTCGCGCGCCCGCGAAGAGTATGAGGAATGTCTGATCAAGGCCCGGTTCCTGACCGGCGCGCCGACGACTTCGGGCTGATCGAGACGCTGCTGTGGACGCGCGCGGGCGGTTTCGATCTGCTGCCCGAACATCTCGCGCGCCTCGCCGCATCGAGCGCCGCGCTCGGCTTCGCCTATGACGAGGGGAAAGTCCGGGCGGCGCTCGACGCCGCTGTCGCGCCGCCTCCCCAGCCCCGCTCTGCACGGGAGAAGGAGCAGAACGCGCCTCCGCCCGAACGGCTGCGGGTGCGGCTCGTCCTCTCCCGCGGCGGCTCCATCGAAACCAGCGCGACGCCCGTCGAGCCCATCCCGCCTGAAACCGTCTGGCGCGTCGTCGTCGCGCAGCGCCGCTTTTCCTCCGATGATCCGTTGCTCCGTCACAAGACGACGCGCCGCGCCCTTTACGAGGACGAACTCGCCCAAGCCATGAAGGACCGGGGCGCGGACGAGGTTCTCTTCCTCAACGAGCGGGACGAACTTTGCGAGAGCGCGCGCTGCAATCTCTTCGCGCCGCAGAGCGGTCTGCTGCTGACGCCGCCGCTTTCCTGTGGATTGTTGCCCGGAACCCTGCGCGCCAATCTCATCGCCAGCGGCCGGGCGAAGGAGGCTGTTCTGCATCTCCCCGACTTGCCGCGCGATTTCTTTCTCGGCAATTCGGTGCGCGGGCTCGTGCGCGCGCGGCTGA
It includes:
- a CDS encoding aminotransferase class IV codes for the protein MSDQGPVPDRRADDFGLIETLLWTRAGGFDLLPEHLARLAASSAALGFAYDEGKVRAALDAAVAPPPQPRSAREKEQNAPPPERLRVRLVLSRGGSIETSATPVEPIPPETVWRVVVAQRRFSSDDPLLRHKTTRRALYEDELAQAMKDRGADEVLFLNERDELCESARCNLFAPQSGLLLTPPLSCGLLPGTLRANLIASGRAKEAVLHLPDLPRDFFLGNSVRGLVRARLIE
- a CDS encoding aminodeoxychorismate synthase component I; the encoded protein is MPDAAARTDAPTQTDAPARPYIVFEDGRDGGRAQLFDAPEEIIVAREAAEVQDAFARMEAAAKRGLYLAGYASYELGYALEPKFSTQTTPRSRTPLLLFGAFRAPRPWTLPPAEGPAPRVALTPAWSESDYAERFRACRDFIFAGDVYQINLTFPLYGRFDGDPLALYGALRKRQPVAYGGVVALGEETVVSLSPEVFFEAQGRAIRARPMKGTAQRGVMPTEDMARAQYLVEDEKSRAENLMIVDLLRNDLSRLSEVGSVKVTDLFTIETYPTLHQMTSGIEARLRDDISLAELFTGLFPCGSVTGAPKIRAMEIIRDLECAPRGVYCGSLGVIAPNGDIRFNVAIRTLTIFTDHELVCNVGSAVVADSRAREEYEECLIKARFLTGAPTTSG
- a CDS encoding TIGR00282 family metallophosphoesterase; translation: MRLLFIGDVLGRSGRAAVTRYVPRLREKWALDFVVCNGENAAGGFGITEAICEEMLAAGVDCVTLGNHAFDQRETLVFIERQPRLLRPINYPPGTPGRGANLFAAARGQQVLVINPMGRVFMDAIDDPFAAMERELGACPLGVGCDAIVVDMHAETSSEKMAMGHFVDGRASLVVGTHTHVPTADAQILPGGTAYLTDAGMTGDYDSVIGMDKEEPLRRFIRKTPGARYEPANGEATLCGVAIEVGRDGLAGMISPVRLGGRLRAEWPQEWGAP